The DNA segment TAGCCGTCTTGCTGTGACAGACGGTGACGGTTGCATTTTTTCTGAGAAGCAGTAGAGAGACGGGTTTGCCCACTATCACGCTGCGACCGACGATAACTGCATTTTTCCCCTGGCAGTCCACCCCGTAGGCCTCTATCAGCTTGATGCACCCATGCGGAGTACACGGCAAAAAACCCGGCTCATCGAGCACAAGACGGCCCAAAGAGTCAGGGCCAAAGCCATCCACATCCTTAAGCGGGGAAATCCTGTGCATAACCTCTTTCTCACTAAGGTGCTTAGGAAGGGGTAATTGTACCAGAATTCCATGCACTGCCGGGTCGCTGTTGAGATCATCTATTATCTTTAACAGCTCCGCCTGCGTGATAGTATCAGAGACCTTTTTGCCTATGCTCTTAATTCCAAGAGTCTCACAGGTCTTTTCCTTGCTTGCAACGTACTTTTTCGATGCTGGATTTTCACCGACTAAAACCACGGCAAGCCCAGGCACAACTCCTTTAGCCTTCAGGCCGTCCACCTCAGCTTTCAGAGCATCCGTTATCTCCTTTGCCACTCTCTTGCCGTCTATTATCGTAGCTGACATTAATTAAACCTCCCATAATATATTTTGATAATTTTTCCACCGGATACAGGCTCCCCTGCCA comes from the Nitrospirae bacterium YQR-1 genome and includes:
- the folD gene encoding bifunctional methylenetetrahydrofolate dehydrogenase/methenyltetrahydrofolate cyclohydrolase FolD: MSATIIDGKRVAKEITDALKAEVDGLKAKGVVPGLAVVLVGENPASKKYVASKEKTCETLGIKSIGKKVSDTITQAELLKIIDDLNSDPAVHGILVQLPLPKHLSEKEVMHRISPLKDVDGFGPDSLGRLVLDEPGFLPCTPHGCIKLIEAYGVDCQGKNAVIVGRSVIVGKPVSLLLLRKNATVTVCHSKTANLKEVCLTGDIVVAAVGKAEMVKGDWIKPGATVIDVGINVSSDGKLVGDVEFETAKERAGFITPVPGGVGPMTIAMLMYNTVEAAKNMLK